TCAGTACTGATGTAATCGTGGGTTTCCCGGGCGAAACAAAAAATGATTTCAATAAAACTTATAATTTTGTTAAAAAGATGAAATTCAGCCGATTGCATGTTTTTCCGTTTTCCGCGCATGAGAGAACTTTGGCGGCCAAATTGCCACACAGGGTGGGGGAGGAAGAAAAAGCCGGGCGGGCCGAAACTTTGAGGGGATTGGGAGAAAAGATGGAAAAAGATTTCAAAAAGAAATTTGAAGGCAGAGAGTTGGAAGTAGTCATGGAAAGTGAAAAAAACAGAAAAATAAAGGGCAAGACTGAATTTTATTTTGATATGGAATTTAATAAAAATAAGGCAAAAAACAAAAAGATAGGGGAAATTGTGAAAATCAAGATTTAACATTTGCCGGAAAATTTGTTATAATGGATTTAAAGCGATTCATGTAATTTATTTTCCGGTTTATTTATTTTTTTCAAAAAATATTGTATAATATAATAAGCGAAAGGTCGACAAATTTTTAAACAACATTAACGAACAAAAAAATGAACAAAAACACTAGAATAGTTATCTGGGTCATAGTATTGGTTCTTTTGGTTGGCGCCGTTTATTATTTGGGCGGAAATCTTTGCCGGATAGCCGGGGAAGAGCCGGAAAAATTCGGATTCGGGGTTGCCTGGGAAAAAGATTGGTCATATGCCCAGGGCATCAAATCAGGAAACATGATTTTTGTCGCGGGGCAGCTCGCCCATGGCCAAGAAGTTGATGAGAACGGGATGCCGGAATTTTTAATGGGTGATTTTGAACAGCAATTCCGCGCTGTCCTTGAGAATATAAAGGCGGTTCTCGCCAATTACGGCTCTACCATGGACGATGTTGTATTTCTCCAGAACTTCGTATGTCCGGAAACACGAAGCGGAAACAAGGCGGGCGACTACAATGATATTGCCGCCGGGCTCATCCGTGAATATTTCCCCAACGGTCTCCACACCATGACTTTTGTCGAAGTTGCGGGCTTGTATGCAGATCCCCAGCTGGTGGAATCGAACGCGATCGCGATTGTCAAAAAATAATAAAAATTAAAAAAGAAGTTCTGAATAAACAAAATTCTTTGGTTTTTCCAAAGAGTTTTGTTTTTATTTCGAAGCTAATAGCGTTTAGCCTCC
The Patescibacteria group bacterium genome window above contains:
- a CDS encoding RidA family protein — its product is MNKNTRIVIWVIVLVLLVGAVYYLGGNLCRIAGEEPEKFGFGVAWEKDWSYAQGIKSGNMIFVAGQLAHGQEVDENGMPEFLMGDFEQQFRAVLENIKAVLANYGSTMDDVVFLQNFVCPETRSGNKAGDYNDIAAGLIREYFPNGLHTMTFVEVAGLYADPQLVESNAIAIVKK